The Verrucomicrobium spinosum DSM 4136 = JCM 18804 DNA segment TCCAAATCACCACCAGCTTCAGGAATCGCACGAGCTGCTCCGGCCCTGCCACATCCATGCCTGCCGCCAAGGTCGCAAGATTGGGAGCGGTGGGCTGCTCCACATAGTCAAACATGGCCCGCAACCAGTCCGCCACCTCCGCACGCCCTTCCAGGTAGGTCACCTCTGTAAGGGTCGTGTGCAACTGGTCGTAGTGTTTCCTGAACCACTCGCCGATGACTTTGGCGGGACCGCTGTCGGAAAACAGGTTCATCGGGTCCTGGGACAGCACCCTCAGAGCCTGGCTGGGATCCGTGCTGGGGATCCGCCCCGTTTGAATGAGACGTTTGAGCAGGGCCGCATGCACCCCGCTGCACACACGCTGCAAAAGATTGGGCTTCACTCCCGAATAGGCGAGGTCTGCCACAATGCCCCGTCCACAGCCAGCCCAAGTCATACCATCTTCCGTCTGCCAGGGCAGGCTTGCCACCACGGCTTCGGCTTGCAACTTTTCCGCCACACGGCCGAGCAGGTGTGTTTTCCCGTGACCTGCCCGGGGAGCACTCAGCAAGATGACACGCCCCTCGTTTTCCAATGCCCGGAGCTCTTCGAGGGCTGTCTCATGAATGGCCACGGCTGGCTCCCCCTCTCCCTCATGCCAAGTCGCACAAATGTCATTACCGAACGGTTGCAGATTGGCCAGCGCCACCCGATCAGGATGAATCGCAGCCTTCGCAGTCCCAATGGCCTCCGAATGTGGGTTATTGGCAGGAATCATGTTAACCCGAAGTTCTAAATTGATTCGCAAAAGGGAGAGTTTCCGCATTCGCGGGATGAACGATCAATACTATATTTGCCATTCCACACAAGCCTGTTTTTACTAGAATTTCCAGAAGTTGCAAGCAGCTTCCTAAGATTCTGACACTTTGCCAGTCACGAAGATCGAACCCTATTACATTACCGCAGCGTGAAGCATGCCTTTGCCCTTTGCCAAGGCTGCAACGTCGCTTAGATTCCTTATCCCATGACCCTCCAACTTAATTATACCCACGCTTGGGCCTTTGGTATCGGCCTTTTCATTGGTCTGGCCCTCTTGTTCTCCGCTCTTCGGTCCCACTGGAAGACGGCCCGCGAGTTGCGCCGCTTTAAGAAGATGCTCAACGACAAAATGGATCTCGAATCCAAACAGCAAAGTGAGCTGACCAAAGATCGCGACCGGCTGAAGGGGGAGAACGAAAACCTCCGCCTGCAAGTGGCCCGGCTCAATGACCGACAAGATAACCGTGCAAACCGCGAGCTTGAAATTTACGCCCGTGCGGAGAAGCAGATGAACATCAGCGCCCCGGGCTTCGCGCCCGCTTGGGAGATTGCCAAGGCCAACGCCCTGTCCTCCCTTACTGAAGAAGAAAAAGGCAACAGCTTCCCGCAGCGCATCTTCCGCAAGCTGGTGGGCGGCAACAACGCCGTCGCCCTGCCCGCAGAAGCAGCCTCCAAGGCGCAGAGCACCAATCACACGCAAGCGGAATCCGCTGCTTGATTTCGGGCCTGACCCGCGTCACAGAACGATCGGCCTTTGCGTCGATTTTTCCCGCCCTTCCGGCCCCCGGAAGGGCTTTTTGTTCGTAATCCTGAGCGACTCCCATGCTGCAACTTCCTGACCGCAAGTTTTCCGCCTACATCTTCGACTGCGACGGCACGCTCGTTGACTCCATGCCGCTCCATTATGTCTGCTGGATTGAGTCCCTCCGGCTCAACGGTGCGACCTATGCCTTTACGGAAGAGGAGTTTTACCACTTCGCCGGGGTGAAAGAGTACGACACCGTGGTGGTTCTGAACGGCTTGCACAAAGTCGATGTGGATCCCGATGCTGTGGTGCGGCTCAAGGCCGAGATGTTTGAGAAGCGCATCCCGGAAATCCAGCGGGTCAACCCGGTGGCGGATCTCGCCCTCTCCACCTTTGGCAAGCTCCCCATGGCGGTGGCCTCTGGCAGTGAGGAGCCGATCGTGCACGCCTGCCTGAAACACACCGGCCTTTTTCACCTTTTCCCCCACATCATCACCCCCATCAACGTGGAGCGGGGCAAACCGGCTCCGGACATGTTCCTCCTCGCTGCAGAGCGCATGGGCGTGCCGCCGGAAGAGTGCCTGGTCTTTGAAGACGGGCGCAGCGGACTGGAGGCCGCCAAAGCCGCTGGCATGGAAGCGGTCTTTGTCCCGCGCACCCTCCGCTAATCTGCTCCCTTTCAGGACGAATCCGGGGAGCCCCCGCGTTTCCGCACGTAATCTCTAATACTATATGATTCCCGACACAGACGCAGCATTGGTGATCGCGGGTCACGGTTCAACCCTGAACCCGGACTCCAGTGCGCCCACGCACCAACACGCCGATGAAATCCGCCGTCGTGGAATTTTTGCGGAGGTAGGCTGCGCCTTTTGGAAAGAAGAGCCCTCCATGCGGGAGGTGTTCTACCAGACCACGAAGCCGCTGGTTTACGTGGTGCCCAACTTCATCAGCGAAGGGTATTTCTGCCAGGAGGTGCTACCTCGTGAACTCCGGCTGACCGGCCCGGTAACGGTCCGTGAAGGCGTCACCTATGCCTACTGTGACCCCGTCGGGATTCACCCTTCCATGACCCGTCTGCTGCTGGCCCGCGCCGAGGAGGTGGCTCCCGGCGTGCCGCGCGATCAGACCTGCCTCATCATTGTCGGCCACGGCACCAGCCTGAACGAGAACTCCCGCAAGGCGATCGAAGATCAGGTGAAACTCATCCGCGATGGTGGCTATGGTTTCGCCGAGGTGTTGGATGCCTACATGGAGGAGGAGCCTCTCGTCGCCAAATGGCACGAACTCAGCACCGCCCCTCATGTGGTGGTCGTGCCATTCTTTATTGCCGACGGCCTGCATAGCTATCAGGACATTCCGGTGCTGCTGGGCATGGAGAGCGAGCCCACCGCCGCCCTCAGTCAGAGCGAGGTCTTTCGCCACAATCCCCACGCCCTCCACGGCCGCAGCCTGTACTACAGCAGCGCCATCGGAACGGAGGCCCTCATGGCCGAGGTGATTCTGGATCAAGTAAAGGATTTCAAAGCCAAGCATGGCTCGACCTTGGAGGCAGCATCGGGCAGGAGCAGCCCCCCTCCAGCGCTCCCACGCGTGCCCTTCAAGATAGGCCAAGTCTCCGTGTCCCCCGCAGAAGAAGGAACAGGCTGGATCCTCAGTCATGTCGATGACCTGGGAGCTGTGGACCTCAAGATTCACACTAACCCGATCGAAGCCCGTACTCTGAGCATCTATGATGATGCGGGGCAGTTCCGCCCTCTCAAGACAGCCCCCACCTTGCGCCACGGCTGGAAGCTTGTGCTTGAGGATGACGCCACCCTCCGGCTGGCGCTGGATTTCCTCTACCCTGCTGCGCTCGGCCTCTCCCGGCACCACGCAGCAGGCACCCTGGAGCCCGTGTCATTGCGCCAGACATTGGGACGCCAGACGGGGATGTATCGCTTTTCCAACAAGATCACCGACGAGCAGGCCCAGGAAATGGTTGCTTGCCATTGTGACGCAGAAACCAAGTGCATCCGACGCATCACCTGGCAGCTCAATCTGGAACAGCCGCTGACACTCATCGAGGGCAACAAGCGGCCCGACACCGTGCCGGCGGGCGAGATCCCCTTGCTCTGCGTGGAGGCCTGCACCCACATTGTTTCCGCGGCCCGAGAGATCGCACGTGGCGGCAGCGTGGCCGGGGCCCATGCACATGGGCACAACCACAGTCATTGAGGACGCGACTTTGCTGTGGAGCCGTGAATTCGGCTTAGAGTCATGCCACCAAACAAGCACGGGTTCGACAAAAAACATTCTGGGTGTGATGTTGCTTCACCCCGCCGGGACTACTAGGCTTAATGTTTGCCTGATCATTGACCGGCCTCTGCCATGCCTGAACATCCCGCCCATCTCGATATGGAGCCGTTTCCCTTGCTGAAGTGGGACAGCGACTGCTGGACCGGCGGGGAAGTCGATCTCGTTTCAGGCTGTGCGGGTCTCACCATTTTCCCTCCGGAAGATTTGCCTTCGCTCATGCCGACTGAGGCCCAGCGAGCCACCATGGCCTATCACTTGGAACATGGAGACGTGATACAGTCGGCGGTGCTTGCCGCGCTATGGCCTCACTACAAGTCCTTGAGGCCACGATATGCTTCGTTCCTCGGTCATGAAGCAGACAAACTCATGCCTGCCGTTCATGCTCCTTCAGACTTGCTCGCCCTCGTTGACCTTCGACAGGTGTATCTGCATCCGTGGACCAAGGAAGGCGCAAGCTTTGTGGGTTTCCTCTTTGGCTGCACTTGGGATCAAGAGCACGGTCTGGGAGTGATCTTGGCAGGTGATCGCGTCATCGAGATCGGCGGTGCCGACATCTCCTTCTGCTTCCAGCCTCCCCCACCATGATCCGGCGCGGCAGAACCTTGCTGGCGCAGAAGCGCCGCCTGCAGCAGATGCAGCAGGCCGCCCGCGAGTATTTTCAGAAGCACTACCCTGCGGATCCCATTGTTTGGGTGGTGCTGGTGGAGGAACTCCCCATGGGCTCGGTCGTGGCTGTCGCCTACGGCTCTGATCAAATCCCGCCGCCTTGTCGATTTTTCAGAGTCGGCTCCAGCGGCCTTTCCATCACCCCGATGAGTCCTGGCTATTTGCCCTCTTCGTGGGAATCCGCCGTTGGTCCAGGTCAGCCTCCTCCACAGGGGGAGAGAGACCTTTTCAAGATCGGATATACCTACGGATTGACGCCCAAACCAGACGATCAGAGCTCCCAGCGCAAAACGGCGCTGTGAACAACCCTGTCGGGATAAATGTGAATAACCCGGCTGTTGCGACGGAGGCGTTTCCCCTCTTTCCCCATTCCATCGGGACCGCAGCGTTTCGGACCAGTTTTCAAGCACTATTAAGCGTTTTTCGGGGTGAAAAATTCCCGCAAGACAGGGCTACATCTTGTGCTATATACGAAAGCGCACCCCTACAGCTTGTGCAATCACATCTTTCTTGCCCTTTTTGTCACCTGAGATTTAAGTTCCCCAAGTGATCTCTTGCCGCTTCCATCCGGCACCCGTTCACCGCTCAATTTCAACGCTCTGCTCCCGCTTCCGTCATGTATCTCAAGTCCCTCGAAATCCACGGCTTCAAGTCATTTGCTGACAAGACGTTGTTTGAGTTCCACACGGGCGTCACCGGCATTGTAGGCCCCAATGGATGCGGCAAGTCAAACGTGGTGGACGCGATCCGCTGGGTGCTGGGGGAAACTTCCGCCAAGGCTCTCCGTGGCGCGGAAATGGCGGACGTTATCTTTAACGGGACGGACAAGCGCAAACCCGTGGGCATGGCGGAGGTCATCCTGACCCTGGCCGACTGTGAACAGGGCCTGGGTGTGGACTACAATGAGGTCGCCATGTGCCGCCGCGTCTTCCGTGACGGCCGCTCCGAATACCGCATCAACGGCACCATCTGCCGCTTGAAGGACTTCCAGGAACTGCTGGCAGGGACGGGCATCGGCCGGTCAGCCTACTCCGTGATGGAACAGGGCAAGATCGACATGCTCATCAGCGCCAAGCCGGAAGACCGACGCTCTGTCTTCGAAGAAGCCGCAGGCATCACCAAGTTCAAAGGCCAGAAAAAGGAAGCCCTCCGCAAGCTGGAGTACACGGAGGCCAACCTCCTCCGCGTGGCGGACATCATCGCGGAAGTGAAGCGCCAGATGGGCACTCTGCACCGCCAGGCCCAGAAGGCCAAGCGCTACCAAGTGGTGCACAAGGATCTGCGCATCCTGGACCTGCACCTTGGGCACAAGCATTTCACAGAATACACCGCGGAGAAGACCGAGTCGGAGAACCAGATCATCTCCCTGATGACGGAGCTCAACGACCTGCATCAGCGCGTCCATGCGAAGGAACAGGAAGTCACTGAGACTCGTGAGATCTACCATCAGGTGGAGTCCACCATCAACGGCCTGCGACAGCAATCCCAGGAGTTCCGCTCCAAGATTCAGGGTGCCGAGAGCAAGATCGAGTTCAATCGTGAGCGTGTGGAGGAGTTGGAGGGCCGCATCCGGCGCAATGAGGAGGATGCCACCAACAACCGGGACATGGTGGATCGGCAGCAGCGCGAACTGGCCGCCGCAGATGAACAGTTCTCCTCCATCCGCAATGCAATCGAGAGCCGCCAGTACGCCCTAGAGGAGCACCAGATCACGCACAATGCGATCATCCCCGAGCGCCAGAAACTGGAGATGGAGCGCCGCACCCTGCGAGAAACCTTCCGCCGGCTGGAAGGCGAGGCCGCCACGGCCGATGCCAAAGCGCAGAGCCTGACCAACCAGATGGCCACAGACCGTCAGCGGCACGAAGCCCTGGCGCATGACAAGCAATCCGCGGTGCAGGCCCGCGAGGCCAGCCAGGTGGAGTTTGATCATCTCCAGCGTCAGATTGAGGAGCTGGAAACCGTCCGTGCTGAACTGGAGCACAAGCTCAAGGAGCTGACCAACACCATCCAGGAACAGCGCCGCCAGCGTGACGCCGCCTCAGAGGAGCTTAATAACCTCCAACGCCAGCTCACCCAGCGTCGTTCACGCCTGGAGGTGCTGCAGCAGATCCTGGAAAAAGGCGAAGGCCTGGAACTGGGCACACAAAACATTCTGAAGGGCCTGGACGATCCCGACCGCATCAAGGGCGGCATCCGTGGTCTCGTGGCCTCAGCCATTGAGGTGGAGCCCCAGTTCATCTCCGCCATCGAAGCGGCCCTTCGCGATCATCTTCAAGCCATTGTGCTCAACCACACCTCCCTGGCGGATGAAGTGCTGCAAAAGCTCACCGACCAGCGCCTCGGGAAAGCGGCGGTGATTCCGCAGGATCTGATGTTGCGCAACGGCGGCACGGAACGCCAGTTCATGCCCAATGGCGGTGTCGCCTGGGCGCTGGACAAGGTGAAGTCTCAGCCGCATGTGCAGCCTCTGGTGGAACATGTGCTGCGAAATGTCCTGATCGTG contains these protein-coding regions:
- a CDS encoding HAD family hydrolase, whose translation is MLQLPDRKFSAYIFDCDGTLVDSMPLHYVCWIESLRLNGATYAFTEEEFYHFAGVKEYDTVVVLNGLHKVDVDPDAVVRLKAEMFEKRIPEIQRVNPVADLALSTFGKLPMAVASGSEEPIVHACLKHTGLFHLFPHIITPINVERGKPAPDMFLLAAERMGVPPEECLVFEDGRSGLEAAKAAGMEAVFVPRTLR
- a CDS encoding CbiX/SirB N-terminal domain-containing protein, whose amino-acid sequence is MIPDTDAALVIAGHGSTLNPDSSAPTHQHADEIRRRGIFAEVGCAFWKEEPSMREVFYQTTKPLVYVVPNFISEGYFCQEVLPRELRLTGPVTVREGVTYAYCDPVGIHPSMTRLLLARAEEVAPGVPRDQTCLIIVGHGTSLNENSRKAIEDQVKLIRDGGYGFAEVLDAYMEEEPLVAKWHELSTAPHVVVVPFFIADGLHSYQDIPVLLGMESEPTAALSQSEVFRHNPHALHGRSLYYSSAIGTEALMAEVILDQVKDFKAKHGSTLEAASGRSSPPPALPRVPFKIGQVSVSPAEEGTGWILSHVDDLGAVDLKIHTNPIEARTLSIYDDAGQFRPLKTAPTLRHGWKLVLEDDATLRLALDFLYPAALGLSRHHAAGTLEPVSLRQTLGRQTGMYRFSNKITDEQAQEMVACHCDAETKCIRRITWQLNLEQPLTLIEGNKRPDTVPAGEIPLLCVEACTHIVSAAREIARGGSVAGAHAHGHNHSH
- a CDS encoding DUF6985 domain-containing protein, whose protein sequence is MPEHPAHLDMEPFPLLKWDSDCWTGGEVDLVSGCAGLTIFPPEDLPSLMPTEAQRATMAYHLEHGDVIQSAVLAALWPHYKSLRPRYASFLGHEADKLMPAVHAPSDLLALVDLRQVYLHPWTKEGASFVGFLFGCTWDQEHGLGVILAGDRVIEIGGADISFCFQPPPP